ttcgcatagttcgagtcttgagttcgattgatgagtcgattaacttgatgattgattgattaactttatcgcattattacttcctactattcacagtcgtaaatcggctCGCGTTGGGTAAACATTCGATTACtcgattctttctgattacaGCACTTACTCCACagaatacaaataaaacataaaatagactaattacagtcaagaaagtcaaagttgacttggactttgactttgacttttccATTCGAagacacggggtgttacaagcgACACTTTAGTTGTTTATAGCTGGCAGcacgttatgtgatgcgttaaacATATGAAAACACGTGTTTCAACGTATCCGATCTAACTTAATGTAACCTATATAAACATTTGttgggatgagcatttggtaccagGTACCGATACAgaaccgtaccgggtatattcggtaccggtccCAATTCCCATTTTCcccgtttttcggtaccggtactggtaTTTATGCGTAAAACACCAGTAAATACCAGTACCGAACTGGTGCATTCAGTGCCGGTGCCAATTTTCTCCGCCTTTCGGTACCGATACTTTCAGTACCATGCTCATCCCTATTTGTGGTTATAGTGTGCGATGATGACGTTAACGTGTGATGCCTACACGTGACATTACGTGTTTTTTACACATTGTACGCTCGTAGCACTAAAATCTTTATCAATTACCAAAAGTTAGAAGTGAATATGTAACTTGCTTAGTTTGAGGGTGTGAAGTGAAAGAATTAGAAGTCTAGGGGTTAGAAAGCAAAAGTCTAGGAGTTATAGTTGTAATTTGTGAAAGTTGAGAGgagttagagcattcacatccaacccccccccccaaattatGTGAGGGGTTTCTATTTTATGAAAAGTGGTTTTACTTGGTTGTAAGCAGAGTaaagaaaatgttactgttcgtAAATTTAAGGGGGGATACCATTCAccctttataattttttaatatattttgaaagtggttgtgagtggaagagagagaaaatgtaatgataaaaatattaaaaaataatataatgtAAAAATGAGTGGTTAAATGTGAATGCTTTTAGAAGTATAGAGGCTAGATTTTTAATTTTgcaaagagtaaactgcaattttaccccctgaggttaggggtcattggcacccttaccccccctaaggaaataattgcaattttaccccccactgtttgctgttatgttgcaaCCTTATCCCCCGGcctcaaatttgttgactaatctgttgactataacttgaaatgactataatgccctttcatattacccctTGTGTTTTGTGCATTCCTGTGATATTACcccctgccaccactgccaccgccattcaccaccacagccaccactgccacctccagccaccaccacaactaccactgccacctccagccaccaccacagccaccactgccaccgccattcaccaccataACCATAGTTCCGAGTCCGAGGGAACCACAGAGTGCAAACCGTCGCGGGAAACCTGAAAACAAGTCTTTTTTGTAGCCTCGATCAAGCCTAGCAGGGAGAAGAAATGCGAGGTCCAAAGTATCAGCTCCTTTAGTTGCCATAATAACCTTAATTTTACTGTCTGGTCAAGCTTAAATACTGAAATACAATAGAATCCAAAAATGTACATAACTTATTTCAACAGATAAACTAATAAATGGTTGATTTAACATTTCTTGAGCTATATTATTGACCTGATTTAGCAGTTCCATGAGGATTTGCTGCACTTCTTCATCAGCTCCAATTTGAGCACCAGATAACGATTCGAACCAATCACAAATAACGATTCAAACCAATCACAAAATCAATTCGCACAAATGAAATCAATAAAAAAAGATTCAAACGAATCACAAAACCAAGATGCCAATTCATCTTCTCATCTTTCAATCGGAGTCGGCATATCTCAGCGATCCGTGTAGCGTTTGAGTTCTGGGAGGTAAGATATTAATCAATGGATAACATTGAAGAGCCGTGGGGAAACAAACGCCTTCAATCGATCTGTAGCATTGAATCGGCTTGGAGTGATACAGTTGAAGGGCCATGAGATTAATGGCTAATGGCTATAACTGATGATTAATGCTTGGAGAGCATTGAAGCGTTGATTTAAGTTTATCATGGTGTGAGGGAACCACATTACAATCCTTGTTTCTAATAAATTTATAAGAACGGAACTTCTAAGTTGAAAACGGAACTGCGTAAATCATTGACAATCACCGAGTAATCAGCGATTTCAGCGGAAAAGGAAATGATGTGCTTGTCTTCGCTGGCAACAGTTTTGGGCGGCaacagtggtggttgtggtggtggctagaggtggcagtggtggttgtggtggtgaatggcggtggcaggGGTTAATATCACAGAGTGCACAAAACacagggggtaatatgaaagggcattatagtcatttcagGTGGTAGTCAACAAattagtcaacaaatttgaggCCGGGGGTAAGGTTGCAACATAACATCAACCGgtggggggtaaaattgtaattatttccttaggggtgTAAGgatgccaatgacccctaaccagAGGGTGTAAAATTGCAGGTTACTCTTTTGCAAAAGTTGAAGGCTTAAAAAACAAAGGTTCACCGACTATAGATCATGGTTGTGGCActatcaatgttttaaaaaccgaaaGATCATCAACCTGGCCTTAGAATTGGTCGGATATTATGTCATAATTTTTCTTAACGTTTGTATATtttgtataaaatataaatatttaaaGAGTGTAAGGGTTTTTATAGAAAAAGAATTTATTAACATAGGAACGTTCGATAATATTTTACTTCAAAGTTATTGAAGGCGGATGGTAAAGATGGGTGAGCTGATCTTTCAACATCGATGACAACGGTATTGGaattagggatgagctcggtatcaATCAgtaccaaaaatcccaaaaaatgGGTACGAGTAACAGTACCGATGATACCTGGTACAGCAGGGTTAGGTACCGCTACGGAccagtatttgaaggtaaaagCTGGTATTTACCGATAGCGTACTGGACCGATACCAACAACGCAAAGTATCGGTACCGAAAATCAAACCAGTTCAGGAAATTTAGTACCAGTACTCGGTATACCATTTGCTCATTCCTAAATGGGATAGTTATGTAGAGTTTTTATAGGGTGAGATAGAACGCCAAATTGGTGAATTTTTGGAGCTTCCAACATGTGGTTTGATAAGTAGTGTATGTTGGCCACATGGTTTCGGGTAGATGAAACATGGCCACAATAAAGTTGAATGACTAGATAGGAAGAGAGAATTAAAGTTTGTACAATTGTAAAAGACGTATCTATGAGACTATCTATCTGTTGGATTTATATGtacgggttcgataagtcaacacTGCTGACTGAgctatgacccgtaagagttacaccttgggcaacgaacattaaaTCCACTTAACTTGGTTAACTGGTGACCACGAACAATTAACggaacaaaatatataattatctagaATAATTATATATCCACGAAAAACGGGATATATTATTTATACGGGTTATAAATAATATAACGTTTAATTACTTATTcagttaaattttgttttttggGCTTCGTATCGCATTTGGACTTATACTAGATGTGTTGGGCTTTAGTGGCCTAAGAGATAATTAGGGTTACTGTATTAACCtcaatatatattaatatatatattgttttccAAATACATCTAATTGTGCCTAGCCTACTGCCGTAAAAGAGATCACAAAAGGAAAACAATTCAATTTTGTGAGACAATCACAAAAGAAGTTGTCGTCAAACCAAATTATACCGCCACCACTTTCATAAGTGTACTGCCctatttttccttttcttttgtgTTACTAGACTGGCAAGCTACGCTGCTCGGTTCGTGTTCATATCTAGCACTCATTCGTTGTACCTCGGTGTCTCACACGGTTATTGTTAACCAAAGGGTATATTTATTCTCATCAGTAGATTAAATATTATGTGTGTATCgtatttgcatgtttgtaaccATGATCCTGTTCGATTCACTTTTGGTGTTGATTAATATATTTATTCCGCTgcgtatttattaattatatatttagttaataaaATATGTCAAACCTGTTTTTGATAAAAGTAAAATTGACTCCCAACACTTTCTTGGTTGTTTCGCCCTCACAAGCTCATTTGTTAATCTCTAGAACAATCACTAGTCTCGGCAAATGAAATTTAGTGATACTGGCAAGAGCCTAAATTTTATGTTATCCTAATGTGGGTGTGACCATCCTGACACCTTGACACAATTACTCCTCTGTGAACATCTTGGGGCAATGGGAGTAATTGCTCATGCCACCATTTCGAAGGTTTTTGTAGCTAGGAATTAATTATAAAGGTTTGCTATGAAAGACATGTGATAATCTAGTTTCATAAATGGTGGTTGGTTGCACCTTGAATCATGTTGTTGTGTTTGATCCTGAGATTCTCCTACTCTTTGAAGGTTCGGTATTGATATGCAAAACAAACATTGTTAAAATTCAACTATCAACAAACATACATAGTTTTAAAGTTCAACAATCAACATACTGTGTACATtataaataaagaaacaaaacCATAAGAATTCTTTGTCAACACTTAAGCGCCAGATGGTTGTTAACATATAAAATGAACATCTTTTACTTTATGATGAAAATGATTAAGCATGATTCGATTAACTTAAAGTCAAGTAATTTTCAAACACAATCAAAATAAAGATGAACTCGAGCCGAAATGAACAACACAATGAGCACCCCTATGATGTATTTAATCAGTTTTCCTCGGGTCTAGACCAAACCGGCCTCTAACTGATTATGTATTGAATTCCAGAAACACGGACTAGACAAGGTTGTATCAGGGACGTGTTTCTCCGCTCAGCCTGAGAAATGCTCACCACTCATATCTCCCTTTGACCATAAACCACCATCTAGATACCTATTTaccatttattacacgggttgaataaaaaatattaaatattaagtaATGAATATTATGATATTTTGAAATAAGATATGATTTAATTACTTTTGCTTTTCTAAATAACTATTTAAATCAAGAATCAGAATACAAAAGGATGAAACAAGAGAAGCAGGAAAAAGATTTTTGGTCTCAAAGATAACACGTGACACAACTAGTTGCTTATTAATtagttatatgtatatatagaagCATACAAACCCAAATATAAAAGGAAAACATACCATTATATTGATTGAATATACTATGTACACATTATATACATTTCTGCCAGATGTCATAGTTGGCTAGGAAACTTGCTAATACCCCTAAAAACTTCATTTAAAGTTTGTTTACTAGATACATATCAAAATGGCGAGTAGAGTTATATAAAGTTAGCTTGTGTAATAACGGTGATCTCCTACAAACACGTCTCTAAATCACGCGGAGTGAAGTACCTGGCATATAAATCACGTCTCTCTTTGAACCTTTTCAAATCACTCTCACGAGATTTATTCTTTTTAACCAACATAGCAATAGTTTCTTTAAGTTCCAACTTCAGTTCCCTATAACGTTTCAGCAATCGCATGTCACTCTCAGAGAGTCGATTTTTTGCGGGTACTACAGGGAAAACAATGTCTGGTTCCCTGAACatcattaaaaataaaacatcAACTCAGGCAGATCAAACCTAGCATAATTATAATGAATTTAAAACCATGCACTTACAAGCATCCTAGAGAAACGGCGCCATTGCCTCTTAAAATCCCACCATCCATGGAAATCGCGCCGTCTTTTATGCATGATATTGCACGTTTCATGTCGTCTCTGGTTTCATAAACTTGAGTATCACCAAAAAGACGATAAAACAATGTCTCTCGAAGGCCACAACCAGAGTCTGTTTTGGTGTCCGAGTGATCAGCATCTATATTTATCATGTTTACAGCATACCCCAAAAAGCCTGCCGGTGTGGATCCGTTAGGAAGTGTAGGATCAGGAAACAAAAGCTTTCCCTCAACATCTTTATCTACCTCGCATGCCCTGTCAAAGTAGAACTATGAAATAtcgatatatattttttttctaaaaacaaatTAGGATATTGTTAAACAGGAACCTTATGTCTTCAATGCACAGAACAAGATAGCGACCATTTATCGACTGACCAAGTTTTCTTGCAAACATGTGAAGCGCAAAATCTGGATTTAACTTTCCGTTCTTctgatagctctcaagtaaccgcacgtcctcaTAATGTTTGCATACCACTGCAAGCATTTGATCTCCAAGATACTCAGAAAATAGCCTGAGAGAGGACAGGACAGTAATATCATGAATGATGATTATGTGAATTTCAATAATAAGAATTACACAAATAGATTAAACTCAACCTGCTAAGCTCAAAAGTGGGAGTTGTTCCTAGAAGTGCAACAATCCCGATGATATTTCCCATCAAACCACACCGATCTTGATCTCGCATTCCTTTCAGGTGTTTCATGACTAGAGAAGCAGCACAATCAGACTTAGATTCAACCCGTGTTAGTATTCTATTTTTCCCCAGTGAACCATATGAGTCAATACCAAGAATTTGGTCCCTGATACCTGAATGACGAAATTAACACTACATGACCACTCAAATAGTTTCTTTTTTTACAGTCGTAATacgatatggacaattcttaccTTCAAGTTCTGACAGGTTGACCTCAATTTGTCTTTGCTCATCTTCCAGCCATCTAATTTCTGCTTCAACTTTCCCAATCCGCAAACCGATTTCATGAATGTCATCTTCAAGGTCCTGAAAACGAAAGGATACATGGTGTGAGTAAATATTACTCAACAATGGTTTACTAATGCAGACAGCTTAGCAGAATATGATACTGTACCTTTCGAAATTCCCTAAATGATTCTCTGTCAGTTTCTAGTAGCCTTGACTCAGCATAGCATATATCCATTTTCTCTGGAGTAAATTGTTGGGGACTCTTAGAAGTAATAGGTGTCTCTGATTCCATAAATGAGATGGCATTTAAACTGTGTCTTATATTCAGAGGCTGAGGCTCCATCTCCGAATGAGGTTCAATGAGAACCTATGTGTAAGAAACAAGAATCACTGATTCAGGTTTTAAAACAACTAAATAATCACGATCACATAATATAAGGTTGGTGCAATGatgcaaaataaataaataaataaataaataaataaataaataaataacaacacTAAAATGTAAAGTATATCATCCAGGTTGCCGCATTTTAATTGTATGGTAACCaacgtttaatttattttaattctTGAAAACAACATTTAATGTATTTTAGTTATCAAGAATTTAACATTTAACGTATTTTGGATTTTAAGAATCAACATTCATTGTATTTCATTCACACGTAAATGTGCATGAAAGTGTTCAAAACAGGGTAAAATGGACAGGTAAAACAAGTCATTATAGATTCATTTTCTATAATCAGTTGTGTTCCTGTATGAAATAAAAGTGTAAAACAACTCAGATAATTAAAACGAGAATAACTTTAACCCGACACTAAAAGCTTATTGTAACTACTTAATCAGACAGTTTTGAAAGAGAAAAAATCAACCTTAAGGGTCAACTGTAAATCAGGGCAACCGGAGTGAGCAGCAACAAAAGTAAACTCCCCTGTCTCTAAAGGAACAGGAACTGCACGAACTAAGCACCGGCCTTGTCGAAACACATATTTGACAGAATCTTCAATATCCATAAACTGTGATTGTGATTTGATCACAAGAGTATGTGATTGTCCAGTCTCATCTTCATCATGAAAGTTTACATCCACTTCACCCTTGGAATTCACAACTTCAAACTCCAAGTGTTCAAGTTGGGAACCAGCGAAACAGCTTTCGGGTATCTACAGTTATATATATAACTGACATAAGTTTGATATGAACACATTTCTTGTCTAAACATATTAGGTTAGAAGATTACAGACCTGTGATGAAATCCTCAGCTGCCTTTTCTCGATCTGCCACACTCTGCTAATAGATTCTTTATTCGAACAGATGGACAGCGATACTGTGTAGGAAAGTTGATTTTTCTAATGAGAACcataatattattatataaaaaagaatatataaaTGGATAAGCATTTCATGTATGATACCGTTTCTTCCATAGCCTCCAGTTACTCTTAACAGGCCACAAAGATCAATGCACCCAAAAGCATCTACTTTCTTACTAGAAAAGGATCTATCCAACCAACAAAAGCCATCCACACTAAACCCCACCTTTTCGTTTTCTTGTACATGATTCCCGTATGCATCAAATAACTGTAACAggataatatataatataaagcATCATAGAAATTGTATCGTGAAACAGAAATGGTGCATGTACCTCCAAATTCAAATCCTTAATTATAGTGCCTGGAATCAGTTGCTTCTCAAAGTTTTCTGGTTGCACTGTGAAATCTTGTACAGATCCGGGAAGAACTAAGGAAATACAAAATAGAACAAAAAATAAGCTTTAACAAGTGAAGTCCTAACAGTACCAAACAGATAATCCAAATAATTTATAATCATGTAAATTTAGTAAACGGCAGGCATATGCACACCTTTGATGGGGATATCTAAGTGTGAGTTCTCAGGCAGAGATAACACCATAGTGGCATCATAACTTGGTCGAATGTTGTCCAAATCAGAGCTCTCAATAACCAAATCCTACAAACAACATTTTGATTTTCAAGATACCATCTTATTAATGACAGCAAAATAAATGCAAGTAAACCATACCTCGATTACTAGGCCTAACTTATCTATTGATATAGATGGGCTGCAATGATTAATGATAATCCTAGTACTGTTTGGGCAGTTGATCTTGATTGATATATTCGGAAGTTCCAAGAACGGAATTCGATTATCGTATTTATCAAACATTGATACCGAAATGGGATTGCATGGACAACCCACCCTAAACAATAATCAGCGTGTAAATGTACATTATTAGTTTATTACTATCTAACAGAGAAAACACGAATGAACACATTAGATTTGAAAGGTGTTTTACGTTAAATTATGATGAGAAATCTTCTTGGAAAGTGCCCATTTGTGGACTTCGCGTGATGCTTTCACTTGGACCTTCACCACACATTTCTCACAAGTTGAATCTCtctgatgataaaaagaaatatgtTCAGCAAATTAGAGAAATAATCCCACATAAATGTTAATTATCAGGAACTCGATGTTACTCACAATAGAAAAGGTGAATATATAAATGCCAACTTGCTGAAACAGAGGATGTAACTTGCATCTTGGTTTGAATACATACAAGCCATGTAAGTCTTTTAATGATGTAGGTTCTACACGTCCAGAATAGATATTCTTTGCATCCTGAAGCTTCTTGTTTGGACAATATGCAATGACTAGTGACATCTCAAACTTATCTTTCATCATATATTTCTGTTCCAAATGTTTGGAGGGAGTCCCAGATTTATAAGTAGAGGGACGCACCACGGCAACGATTTCAAATGATGATACATCCTTTGCATAAGTTTCAGGTCCATCAGGTAATGACTGCAAGAATAAATGACATTAAGAATAGCataagataacaaaattttaatgaaatgCAGAATAACATAAATGGCAGTTTGATTGGATGAACTACTAACCGATTCTATTCCCAACTCACGACATTGCCTTGCATTTAAGATCTCAATTGAGGAAGGGCACTTCTGCTGTTGCTTCTCCAGTTGGTTATTCCATTCAGAATCATCCATTGCCAAACACTAGAAAATAACTTTTTGTTTAATAATAGATAGTCATAGTTGTCATTTGATAATTACAGAATCCCTAACCTTTCCAGAATCAATGACATTTATCGGTATTGATACGGATTTTCTCAAAGCAAATTTTGGATTTTCTTCAACCGATTCAAGTAGCGAGCCATCTTTTTCTGAGATGTCAATTGTCCTTCCAAAATAAAAGAAATATTGAACAAAATAGTGCGAGATCAGAGATACTGAAAGTTAAGAACAGAATATGGATGAAGATATAGAATTAGGTGGTCTACCTGCAAATTATCCACGCATCCCCTGTTTGACCAAAAATATGGGAAGTTAAATAAAAGGATAGTCTAATTAAATTGATTAAAAGTTTTTGGTACTCACCACCAGCATCCCCTTGAAATCCTTCAAGGAGGATGTATTCTAATGTGGCATACACATTGTTCTTGTGGAATCCAGCACATGCTCCCTTGAGAATTTTGATTTTCTGCCCAGATTTCCAAGTTTTTCCTTTCCGCCTAAAAGCTTTATGAATCCTCACAACTGCAAGCAGAATGAAAATAAGTATAATGAAATTAATGCACATGAAACCAAAAATTGAATTCTCACCGTCACTGGTTATATGAAGCTCCTTTTTGTTTGAAGGGTTTACTATAAGAACAGGTTCATCAATTCCAGAATCGACTTCTTCATCATATTTGTCATGCATTTCCCTTACCCACAGTTGGTACTGCTTATCCAATTGTGTGAGGTTCAATGATTTTCCGTCTCTTCTGATGTCAATGTCTACGCCTGTTGATGGATCTGTATGGTCTTTACGTTTATTACAGATTACATATTTAAAGATCATGACACACATGAGGTATACACTTTCAAAAACTAACAATTACCCGAATCTTTCTCCTTGCTGCCCAAGTTCCTCAATGCAATAGTAAAAGGGTTTTGGTGCGCGAAATCAGTCtagaaaaacaaacacaaacaagcaTCAGCGTCATCAGCTAACTAGGTGCAATGTATGATAGAAAGAAATAGCCAATGAACGACAAACTCATACCTTAGAGGGTGTTGGGCTGAAACCAGCATCCGTATCTAAAATCATAGCAATTTGAACTCAGCCATACAATCGATTGtacaaagaagcaaaaaaaagaatgaaagaaattGTTGGTTATACCGATAAAACATTTAACTCGCATGCAGCTTCTCTTGAAGAAGACTTGTGATCTGTCTATCTTTTTTAGTCTGAAATCCATAAACGGAAGCCATGCCTGATTCaaagaaaaaaatcaaaattatatTCTTGAAGGTAACTAGTAAAAAATCAAACTGTCATATATGCAATTGTTTGCATCAACTCACCCAACGAGCATCTGGTAGCAGACGACCTAACCGTCTACAAGACACATGCCTAAAACTTTCGAAGTCTTCTTTGTAATCATATCCGTCTTCTTTCAATGTTTCAATAATACTATCAATGCTTTCTTTGCCCTGTTATGTAAAGTTAAATAGGATAAAATGGTAAAAGAATCCACATTCTATACAAGTACCATGTAGATTTGTATGTGCGTATACGTACCTCTTTAACAGGGAGATATACACACCTTAGGCGTGCATTCGCCTCATTTGATGATCTTGTTCCTGGAAAATGGAAGGATGAAATTATATGGCAGAATTTCAGAGTTAACAAATTTAGTAATGCTAAAAAGAAACAAACCTTGACTACTTGTCATGGTAGCATTGTCATGATTTAATTTAAAATGAATTTGTAGCACAAATTCTGGACCATTGCATGAAGCTAGATTTGTGATTGCTACCTCCCCGCCAGGAATTTCTGCTAGATCCTCTCTGTTAACCTAAAAGTGCCCATTATGCAGGAAAATATTAGATTACTAAAGACTGTTTCAAAAACTTATGAATTTAATGTTAAGAACAGATGAAATTCACTGTTAGGTAAAGTACATGCAACAAAAGCTTTTAAAAAAGGAATAAAGTGCAAACCTCAAATTCAACAGGCATAATAGTTCTCCCTTTCTTGGATAAGTCATCACACTATAAACAGAAACAAACTAAGTTACAGTATTAATCATGAAAGTAGTTAATTCTAGTGCGAATCCTAGTTAGTAAGAACAACGAATCTTATAGTTGAAGACATAAATAAAGAGTTTATCTTGGTAATCAAAGAATGCAAACTATAACACCCCTGCATCATGTATAAGGCAGCAAACCTGTATATAGGGGAAGTAAATATCCTTTAATTTGAATTGAAGCCGCCTTATGTTGGGGCTTCTCATCTTTGGTTCGAAAATCTCAACCTGTTCAAATGTTGTCCACAAAAGTTGATGTCAGATCATATCTAAGCCCTTCAAATTTATGATAATTGTTACCTTCGTGAAACTTCCCCCGGGAGATAATTCAAGTTCGTCATTTGTGGGGTCTCGAAGGCCACCATAAGTCTGAAATGCAAGAAAGAACAAGGAATAGAAAATAAATCAGGCTTAAAAGGAGTAAAAAAGAAAGGAGAAAACATATGACAGAGATCAAAATGACACAATTACCCTCCAAGTTGCTTTTGAACCAGAAACAGAACCATTAACAAGAGCATCTCTCTCAAGACGTAACATATAGACTTTTTTACCATTTTTGGTCTTGGATGAAACTTCCGTGCGCCTACATTAAGATAAGCAACAAAATGAAACGATTACAATTAATAGAAGAAGTTTCTTAAATATTAGCATGTCATATAAGGAATTAAATCTTAGTTTAATAGACATACCTTCCTAAATGCATTGATGCAATAAAGCCACCATATCCAAACATGCCAAAGGCAGGCTGTACATGCCACCAGAAGGTTTAACATCAGTCATCACGAATAAGGTAATATTTAAGGATGACAAATTCAACATATTTCATGCAGTTTCACAGCAATTACCTTTAAATATGGAGGCTTACCACCAATGGCTTGTGTCTTATATGTCCTGTGGAGAGAAGCACCCATCTTCCCCCTATAAAGCAATAAAAACGTATAATAAAAGCATAATCATGAAAGTAAGAAACAAAGAAATACAACATTTGAGAAAATAACATCTTACCACTTCTCTATAGACGTAGAGTCCATACCCGGACCTGTGTCAAAAATAGATATCTTCTCATTTGAAACTTCAACACTGCAAAATGATGAAAGTGGTAAGAATTAGTAGAAACCAAAATCCCTAAAATTTCAGGCAACAAAGTCAACTCCATATGTTGACCCGGTACCTTATTAGCCTCTCATCACTTTCATCGTTCGCCCACACCGCTTGCAAAGAATTGTCCTAAGAAAAAGAGTATGAAATTACAAACCTTGAACATGGATTTGTTAGGAAATTTAATAAATACGTATAATTACTCACAATCAAATCAGCCAATGCGGTTTCAAA
This genomic stretch from Helianthus annuus cultivar XRQ/B chromosome 8, HanXRQr2.0-SUNRISE, whole genome shotgun sequence harbors:
- the LOC110872940 gene encoding structural maintenance of chromosomes flexible hinge domain-containing protein GMI1 isoform X1 translates to MEGKRYLLTPQKRLSEGSEVWRSNKRTPDSGGVSSREVVSSSQPQRVYKLRILLPNGMTVLVKIPEGTESITVRELANKVKEQHDRAIQAKKASSPKKSVKWHADLCFVDDYDYVYRNCLKLTKLEMNKVHNLRLDDGSPPATIYENMWDLTPDTELLMELPEEYTFETALADLIDNSLQAVWANDESDERLISVEVSNEKISIFDTGPGMDSTSIEKWGKMGASLHRTYKTQAIGGKPPYLKPAFGMFGYGGFIASMHLGRRTEVSSKTKNGKKVYMLRLERDALVNGSVSGSKATWRTYGGLRDPTNDELELSPGGSFTKVEIFEPKMRSPNIRRLQFKLKDIYFPYIQCDDLSKKGRTIMPVEFEVNREDLAEIPGGEVAITNLASCNGPEFVLQIHFKLNHDNATMTSSQGTRSSNEANARLRCVYLPVKEGKESIDSIIETLKEDGYDYKEDFESFRHVSCRRLGRLLPDARWAWLPFMDFRLKKIDRSQVFFKRSCMRVKCFIDTDAGFSPTPSKTDFAHQNPFTIALRNLGSKEKDSDHTDPSTGVDIDIRRDGKSLNLTQLDKQYQLWVREMHDKYDEEVDSGIDEPVLIVNPSNKKELHITSDVVRIHKAFRRKGKTWKSGQKIKILKGACAGFHKNNVYATLEYILLEGFQGDAGGDAWIICRTIDISEKDGSLLESVEENPKFALRKSVSIPINVIDSGKCLAMDDSEWNNQLEKQQQKCPSSIEILNARQCRELGIESSLPDGPETYAKDVSSFEIVAVVRPSTYKSGTPSKHLEQKYMMKDKFEMSLVIAYCPNKKLQDAKNIYSGRVEPTSLKDLHGLYVFKPRCKLHPLFQQVGIYIFTFSIRDSTCEKCVVKVQVKASREVHKWALSKKISHHNLTVGCPCNPISVSMFDKYDNRIPFLELPNISIKINCPNSTRIIINHCSPSISIDKLGLVIEDLVIESSDLDNIRPSYDATMVLSLPENSHLDIPIKVLPGSVQDFTVQPENFEKQLIPGTIIKDLNLELFDAYGNHVQENEKVGFSVDGFCWLDRSFSSKKVDAFGCIDLCGLLRVTGGYGRNVSLSICSNKESISRVWQIEKRQLRISSQIPESCFAGSQLEHLEFEVVNSKGEVDVNFHDEDETGQSHTLVIKSQSQFMDIEDSVKYVFRQGRCLVRAVPVPLETGEFTFVAAHSGCPDLQLTLKVLIEPHSEMEPQPLNIRHSLNAISFMESETPITSKSPQQFTPEKMDICYAESRLLETDRESFREFRKDLEDDIHEIGLRIGKVEAEIRWLEDEQRQIEVNLSELEGIRDQILGIDSYGSLGKNRILTRVESKSDCAASLVMKHLKGMRDQDRCGLMGNIIGIVALLGTTPTFELSRLFSEYLGDQMLAVVCKHYEDVRLLESYQKNGKLNPDFALHMFARKLGQSINGRYLVLCIEDIRACEVDKDVEGKLLFPDPTLPNGSTPAGFLGYAVNMINIDADHSDTKTDSGCGLRETLFYRLFGDTQVYETRDDMKRAISCIKDGAISMDGGILRGNGAVSLGCLEPDIVFPVVPAKNRLSESDMRLLKRYRELKLELKETIAMLVKKNKSRESDLKRFKERRDLYARYFTPRDLETCL